The Paenibacillus sp. RUD330 genome has a segment encoding these proteins:
- a CDS encoding N-acetylmuramoyl-L-alanine amidase: MDSNKYQIERRYINKRPNVRPGIRLVTGSPAFLVAHDTGNPGASAENHFSYFNTQTDRSASAQVFIDDKRILEILPAGTGPDPAEQAFHVIRNVTTDNELFGYDANHAALGIELCYGGTINFAAAYARLVWYFAMCCTKWNKTPSTHIVSHKQLDPARKSDIDQALATGGKTLGDLIRDVTTEMTIQVRPVPAAAKLPADVCDHVIISYIQPARHAALQQGLSEEAGHFERLAANVRAAAAGSGLPKSNAQEIIYNWLSPAWHKAKAGGRDPGRYNQMANALRTCAGIPLE; the protein is encoded by the coding sequence ATGGACAGTAATAAATATCAGATCGAGCGGCGTTACATCAATAAGCGCCCCAACGTCAGGCCAGGCATCCGGCTAGTCACCGGAAGCCCGGCCTTTTTAGTTGCCCACGATACCGGGAACCCCGGAGCTTCCGCCGAAAACCATTTTTCCTATTTCAATACGCAGACGGACCGATCGGCGTCGGCACAGGTCTTCATCGACGACAAACGCATCCTTGAAATCCTCCCCGCCGGCACCGGTCCGGATCCGGCGGAGCAGGCTTTTCACGTCATCCGCAATGTAACCACGGACAACGAGCTGTTTGGCTACGATGCTAACCATGCCGCCCTGGGGATTGAACTATGCTACGGCGGTACGATTAATTTCGCCGCTGCCTACGCTCGCCTTGTCTGGTATTTCGCGATGTGCTGTACTAAATGGAATAAGACGCCATCGACTCACATCGTCAGCCATAAGCAGCTGGACCCGGCCCGCAAGTCGGACATCGACCAGGCACTTGCGACTGGCGGCAAGACACTCGGCGACCTGATCCGAGACGTGACGACCGAGATGACGATACAGGTCCGGCCGGTGCCGGCGGCGGCCAAACTACCGGCAGACGTCTGCGACCACGTCATCATCTCCTATATCCAGCCAGCGCGGCACGCGGCGCTGCAGCAGGGGCTGAGCGAGGAGGCTGGACACTTCGAGCGTCTGGCGGCCAACGTTCGCGCCGCGGCGGCCGGATCCGGACTGCCTAAGAGCAATGCGCAGGAAATCATCTACAACTGGCTCTCCCCTGCATGGCACAAGGCCAAGGCTGGCGGACGAGACCCCGGTCGGTACAATCAAATGGCAAATGCCCTTAGGACGTGCGCCGGAATCCCCCTTGAATAA
- a CDS encoding ParM/StbA family protein: MSIIGIDAGGSAVKLYDGRQFKQFPSPIGYDWRERNLQQTHGEHDFEWEYGGQRGFAGTLAMFESELAESTKGDTKAHPDARLRVLIALHQYALGAEHQIVVGQPIRTHTPEQKLQIKEMLQGRHEITINGERRVIVIRRCEVAAEGVAAGLLVPSLGIVRVIDVGSGTVNLGTLQDRRFVDRASDTLVNGMETLRNPDPAAFARAIIAHAIRLKWKSADVCVLCGGGAEALLPDIRMHFTSAQLLKPGMSLYANVEAFHLIAKGLYGDGR; encoded by the coding sequence ATGAGTATCATTGGCATCGACGCCGGCGGCAGCGCGGTTAAGCTGTACGACGGTCGGCAGTTCAAACAGTTCCCCTCCCCCATCGGTTATGACTGGCGGGAACGAAATCTTCAGCAAACCCACGGTGAGCATGACTTCGAATGGGAGTACGGCGGGCAGCGCGGTTTTGCTGGGACTCTGGCGATGTTCGAGAGCGAGCTGGCGGAGAGCACCAAGGGCGACACGAAGGCCCATCCGGACGCACGGCTGCGCGTCTTGATCGCACTCCACCAATATGCACTTGGCGCGGAGCATCAGATCGTCGTTGGGCAGCCGATTCGAACGCACACGCCGGAGCAGAAGCTTCAGATCAAGGAGATGCTGCAGGGCCGGCACGAGATCACCATCAACGGGGAGCGGCGCGTCATTGTCATCCGCCGATGCGAAGTGGCGGCCGAAGGAGTAGCAGCAGGCCTCCTTGTTCCAAGCCTCGGCATCGTGCGGGTGATTGACGTCGGGAGCGGCACAGTCAACCTCGGCACGCTGCAGGATAGGCGCTTCGTCGATCGAGCGAGCGATACGCTGGTGAACGGCATGGAGACGTTGCGAAATCCGGATCCAGCAGCTTTTGCACGAGCAATCATTGCACATGCAATCCGCTTGAAGTGGAAAAGCGCAGACGTCTGCGTATTATGCGGCGGTGGAGCTGAAGCGTTGCTACCCGACATCAGGATGCATTTCACGTCCGCACAGCTGCTCAAGCCCGGCATGAGCCTCTATGCGAACGTCGAGGCGTTCCACCTGATCGCAAAGGGGTTGTATGGAGATGGGAGATAA
- a CDS encoding M23 family metallopeptidase — protein MPHMKFRVSSEYGVLEEIRGGREHHGVDLAMPQGTELHSITSGTVERIVDHGADNIGRGVIVRTDTGELHVYGHMDSVAVHAGERVFPGELLGMSGNTGHSSGPHLHFGLIKDGGFADPTGLIPDLQRYSGEIAGPSILGIKGPAGWMADKVVDHAAEHVAHGARDHILHWLAEAGGVLVDLSYGIGLIGCSVLIILGALGMRDGYRWSGLVFGAYSLIRLLGGGLSR, from the coding sequence ATGCCTCATATGAAATTTCGCGTCAGTTCGGAATACGGCGTTCTCGAGGAGATCCGCGGCGGCCGGGAGCATCATGGTGTCGATCTTGCGATGCCGCAGGGGACGGAGTTGCACAGCATCACGTCCGGTACGGTGGAGCGGATCGTCGATCATGGAGCCGACAATATCGGCCGCGGCGTCATTGTCCGGACAGATACAGGCGAGCTGCACGTATACGGCCACATGGACAGCGTCGCGGTGCATGCCGGCGAGCGGGTATTCCCCGGCGAGCTCCTTGGCATGAGCGGCAATACGGGGCACAGCAGCGGTCCGCATCTCCACTTTGGGTTGATTAAAGACGGCGGCTTTGCTGATCCGACTGGCCTGATCCCGGACCTGCAGCGTTACAGCGGTGAGATCGCCGGACCCTCGATCCTCGGCATTAAGGGGCCGGCGGGCTGGATGGCCGACAAGGTCGTGGATCATGCGGCGGAGCATGTTGCGCACGGCGCTCGGGACCATATCCTCCATTGGCTTGCTGAGGCTGGCGGGGTACTTGTGGATCTCAGCTACGGCATCGGCCTGATCGGCTGCAGCGTGCTCATCATCCTTGGAGCGCTCGGCATGCGAGATGGCTACCGCTGGTCGGGGCTGGTCTTCGGGGCTTACTCTCTTATCCGACTACTCGGAGGAGGGTTGAGTCGATGA
- a CDS encoding phage holin, giving the protein MSIQPAIDAVVQSIIGLLAAAVVAWVAMTRKRVEAWLDARTTEQQRAVLHKMAAEAVAYVEATADSPGARNKFLEARQYLQDNLPAPIVDALKDKEIQAAIEKALYELKAGIVTPQVGVQHGQ; this is encoded by the coding sequence ATGAGTATTCAACCCGCAATCGATGCAGTCGTCCAGTCCATTATCGGCCTTCTGGCCGCCGCTGTGGTCGCATGGGTAGCAATGACGCGTAAGCGCGTGGAGGCGTGGCTGGATGCCCGCACGACCGAGCAGCAGCGTGCTGTGCTGCACAAAATGGCCGCCGAGGCCGTTGCTTATGTCGAGGCAACGGCTGACAGCCCTGGAGCACGAAACAAGTTCCTGGAGGCGCGACAGTACCTACAGGATAACCTGCCGGCTCCAATCGTCGATGCGCTCAAGGACAAGGAGATTCAGGCGGCGATCGAAAAGGCATTGTACGAGCTCAAAGCGGGCATCGTCACCCCGCAGGTTGGGGTGCAACATGGACAGTAA
- a CDS encoding BREX-1 system adenine-specific DNA-methyltransferase PglX, whose protein sequence is MERSAASMISAGLEKSAKVMAKFVKTNIGAKNIPAELKK, encoded by the coding sequence ATGGAACGTTCCGCAGCAAGCATGATCTCCGCCGGCTTGGAGAAAAGCGCTAAAGTCATGGCGAAGTTCGTGAAGACGAACATCGGCGCTAAAAATATTCCGGCCGAGCTGAAGAAATAG
- a CDS encoding accessory gene regulator B family protein: MIDTWSRNISLRIKAADPENTSSVEVMEFAIGGYLNFAITAVLTASIGAITGMVWESLICLALFNVVRIFSGGFHLPHTACVILSTAIFSVLPFVDASRTYVLVFTITALILLAQFAPNIDPKTSTLDAKFYPTWKIISVLLAAFNLLFMSKLFALVLLVLAVLVIPFKGRR; this comes from the coding sequence ATGATTGATACTTGGTCAAGAAACATATCGCTGCGGATAAAGGCAGCTGATCCAGAAAATACGAGTAGCGTTGAAGTCATGGAGTTTGCCATTGGCGGGTATTTAAACTTCGCCATAACGGCCGTTTTGACCGCGTCCATTGGCGCAATAACCGGGATGGTATGGGAATCATTAATATGCCTCGCGTTGTTTAATGTCGTGCGTATTTTCAGCGGCGGATTTCATTTGCCCCACACCGCGTGCGTTATTCTTTCTACAGCTATTTTCAGTGTCCTGCCATTTGTTGATGCAAGTCGAACGTACGTGCTAGTATTCACTATAACGGCGCTAATTCTGCTCGCTCAGTTCGCGCCTAACATCGACCCCAAGACTTCGACGCTGGACGCAAAGTTCTACCCGACATGGAAAATCATTTCTGTCTTGCTTGCAGCTTTCAATCTGCTTTTCATGTCAAAGCTTTTTGCGCTAGTGCTCTTGGTTTTGGCTGTGCTTGTCATACCTTTCAAGGGGAGGAGGTGA
- a CDS encoding right-handed parallel beta-helix repeat-containing protein — MASLKTPRMGMDDWIGTDSPKRAEISGNFNKVDTEFADREMNIKWFKTYAGVDYTKAINDAITFLYDNYGGGAVFIPPDVQFQATQVRLKTKITLRGVGKRSRIIQAPNSNVDFIVFDNTSVEHTTLRDLFIHGNKDNQNGAGGNAIFYDNTDGKFSFYDTLHTIENVIIYIPKKSGIATTANVRELNAKRVFVTGADMYGFDLAGTDSIYEGCTTGAAGMSGFRIASPNSRFSACKAYGSGRLALAGNTYGFMIRQPRISLTACEAQDNAGHGFLILGTKEVTLSGCIADSNGRNGGGNGVRLDSSSNCNIDVTTMNRETGVSPQRYGVEFAGTSGNNTVKLISSNNANGHIVESSTSNGNSITVNGQSGVQTIDYSSIVTPDPYNGGTITISLTNNLTMVEPIRAHKGMKMKFILKQDSVGGRNVYFQSFYKRNWTPDTGPNKINTIEFQFDGTYWVQSGVTIGLT, encoded by the coding sequence ATGGCATCACTTAAAACGCCACGGATGGGGATGGACGACTGGATTGGGACCGATAGTCCGAAACGGGCGGAGATTAGCGGCAACTTCAACAAAGTGGATACAGAATTTGCGGATCGCGAGATGAATATCAAGTGGTTCAAGACTTACGCGGGCGTCGATTACACCAAGGCCATCAACGATGCCATCACTTTTCTGTATGACAATTACGGAGGCGGCGCCGTCTTCATTCCTCCAGATGTTCAGTTCCAGGCCACCCAGGTAAGGCTGAAGACAAAAATCACATTGCGCGGCGTGGGGAAGCGAAGTCGAATTATCCAGGCGCCGAACAGCAATGTGGATTTTATTGTCTTCGATAACACATCGGTAGAGCACACAACGCTTCGAGACTTGTTCATTCACGGCAACAAGGACAACCAAAATGGCGCAGGCGGGAACGCTATCTTTTACGACAACACGGACGGGAAATTCTCGTTTTATGACACCCTTCACACCATCGAGAACGTCATCATCTACATCCCCAAGAAGTCAGGTATTGCAACGACGGCAAACGTTCGCGAGCTCAATGCGAAACGGGTATTTGTCACTGGTGCCGATATGTATGGATTCGATCTTGCGGGAACGGATTCTATCTACGAGGGATGTACGACCGGAGCGGCAGGTATGTCGGGGTTCCGAATTGCGAGCCCGAATTCTCGATTCTCGGCCTGCAAGGCGTACGGTTCTGGCCGGCTGGCGTTGGCGGGGAATACCTACGGATTCATGATCAGACAGCCGCGCATCTCGTTAACGGCCTGCGAAGCCCAGGACAACGCCGGGCACGGTTTCTTGATTCTTGGAACCAAAGAGGTGACACTTTCCGGATGCATCGCAGATTCAAACGGACGTAACGGCGGCGGGAATGGCGTCAGACTGGACAGCAGCTCTAACTGTAACATTGACGTAACCACAATGAACCGCGAGACAGGAGTTTCCCCGCAGCGATACGGCGTTGAATTCGCCGGGACGTCCGGGAACAACACAGTTAAGCTGATTTCCAGCAACAATGCAAACGGCCATATTGTCGAAAGTAGTACGTCAAATGGGAATTCTATCACTGTTAACGGTCAGAGCGGTGTGCAGACCATCGACTACTCATCCATTGTCACTCCAGACCCATACAACGGCGGGACGATCACGATCAGCCTGACCAATAACCTGACGATGGTTGAACCGATCCGCGCACACAAAGGAATGAAGATGAAGTTCATCTTGAAGCAGGACAGCGTCGGGGGGCGGAACGTATACTTCCAATCCTTCTACAAACGGAACTGGACTCCTGACACAGGACCGAACAAAATCAACACCATCGAATTCCAGTTCGACGGCACGTACTGGGTTCAAAGCGGCGTCACGATCGGATTGACATAA